In Nomascus leucogenys isolate Asia chromosome 8, Asia_NLE_v1, whole genome shotgun sequence, a single genomic region encodes these proteins:
- the DIPK2A gene encoding divergent protein kinase domain 2A isoform X2 — protein sequence MVAVNYVGEELWSYFNAPWEKRVDLAWQLMEIAEQLTNNDFEFALYLLDVSFDNFAVGPRDGKVIIVDAENVLVADKRLIRQNKPENWDVWYESKFDDCDKEACLSFSKEILCARATVDHNYYAVCQNLLSRHATWRGTSGGLLHDPPSEIAKDGRLEALLDECANPKKRYGRFQAAKELREYLAQLSNNVR from the exons ATGGTGGCTGTAAATTATGTTGGAGAAGAACTGTGGAGTTACTTTAATGCGCCATGGGAAAAACGAGTTGACCTCGCTTGGCAATTAATGGAAATAGCAGAACAGCTTACAAACAATGACTTTGAATTTGCACTCTACCTCCTGGACGTCAGCTTTGACAATTTTGCAGTTGGTCCTAGAGATGGGAAGGTAATCATTGTGGATGCTGAAAATGTTTTGGTTGCTGACAAAAGATTAATTAGACAAA ATAAACCTGAAAATTGGGATGTATGGTATGAAAGCAAGTTTGATGACTGTGATAAGGAGGCTTGCTtatcattttcaaaagaaattctTTGTGCTCGTGCCACTGTGGACCACAATTACTATGCTGTTTGTCAGAACCTCTTATCCAGACATGCCACCTGGCGTGGCACTTCTGGAGGACTCCTTCATGATCCACCAAGTGAAATTGCCAAAGATGGCCGGCTCGAGGCCTTGCTGGATGAGTGTGCCAACCCAAAGAAGCGGTATGGCAGATTCCAGGCTGCAAAAGAACTGCGTGAATACCTAGCACAATTAAGTAACAACGTGAGGTAG